The following coding sequences lie in one Rutidosis leptorrhynchoides isolate AG116_Rl617_1_P2 chromosome 4, CSIRO_AGI_Rlap_v1, whole genome shotgun sequence genomic window:
- the LOC139845563 gene encoding uncharacterized protein has product MLHSPPHLLPSTTTLLLPHITSFHYLKSSTKPSYFFSSQQFPARPQFSPLLAQLPDSDFPADGPVELPFSFPSFISANDDPSTLQVATSVLLTGAVSIFLFRALRRRAKRAKELKFRSTGATKKSLKEEALDSLKAMTPIEENAPPSAVQALLGGLSAGVIALILYKFTTTIEASLNRQTISDNFSVRQITITIRTIINGICYLATFVFGINSLGLIFYSGQLALNSIMGDSPNDIIQNKDETQMNSSDSEINISDGDQDSSSK; this is encoded by the exons ATGTTGCATTCGCCACCACACCTCCTCCCTTCAACCACCACTCTTCTACTCCCTCACATTACCAGTTTCCATTATCTCAAATCATCCACCAAACCATCCTACTTTTTCTCTTCACAACAGTTCCCGGCCAGACCTCAATTTTCTCCGTTACTAGCTCAACTTCCCGATTCCGATTTTCCGGCTGACGGTCCCGTCGAACTCCCCTTCTCTTTCCCGTCATTTATCTCCGCCAACGATGACCCTTCCACTCTCCAAGTCGCCACCAGCGTCCTCCTCACCGGCGCCGTTTCCATTTTCCTCTTTCGCGCCCTCCGCCGCCGCGCCAAACGCGCCAAAGAACTG AAATTTAGGTCAACAGGAGCTACAAAAAAATCATTAAAAGAAGAAGCATTAGATAGTTTGAAAGCAATGACTCCAATTGAAGAAAATGCGCCTCCATCTGCTGTTCAAGCGTTGTTAGGAGGTTTATCTGCAGGTGTTATTGCGCTTATTTTATATAAATTCACTACCACCATTGAAGCTTCTTTGAATCGGCAAACCATTTCGGATAACTTTTCG GTTCGGCAGATCACAATAACAATAAG GACTATTATTAACGGGATATGCTACCTTGCTACGTTTGTTTTTGGCATCAACTCTTTAGGGCTAATATTCTACTCGGGTCAGCTTGCACTTAACTCAATAATGGGAGATTCTCCAAATGATATAATCCAAAACAAGGATGAAACACAAATGAACTCTAGTGACTCTGAAATAAACATCAGTGATGGAGATCAAGATTCAAGTAGCAAGTAA